The window ATATTGGAAGACGGAACCCAATGGGAACAATCGCCGATGTATCACAATGAAGTAATGCATTGTTTTATGAATACAGTCCTCTTGGCAAAGCGGGCAAATATTAAATTAACCGACAGGCTTATAAACAGGACAAAACAAATGGCCTATGCCAACCTCGATTGGCAAAAGCCTAATTATAACGAGCCTTTGCTGGGTGATAGTGATGATAACGATTTAAGAGATATGCTTACCACCGCAGCTGTTTTATATAACGACCGGACATTGAAGTCCAGGGCTTATGATGAATTGAATTACGAAAACTATTTCTTGTTCGGGAACGAAACGAATACCACCTACAAAGCTCTAGGAGAAAAATTACCGGAATTCTTGTCAGCTTACCAGTCTAATGCAGGCGATCTTTATTCGAGATCTTCTTGGGGCGAAGATGCATTTTACAGTAGCTTTCACATGAGAAGAATTGGTGGAGGGCATTCACACGATAATTTGTTACATTTTACCTTATTTGCCTATGGACAGGATTACTTGGTCGATACCGGTCGGTATACTTATATGTATAACAAGTGGAGACAATATTTTAAAGAGAATACTGCTCACAACACTTTGGGAGTAGATAACTTAACAAACTCAATATATAACGGTTCGTGGAGTAATAAATTCGAAGCAAAATCTGAAGGCCCTTATGCAATAATGGAAGATAGCTTTGATTATGCCGAGGCAATTAACAAAGCCTACCTTCGTCTGGAAGACCCTGTTTTAATGAAGCGCCGGATGTTGTATCTGAAACCAGATGTCTGGTTGCTGGTAGACAGTTTCGAAGCAGAAAAGGACCATGTGTATTCTCAATACTTCAATTTTGCCGATAAGAAAGTAAAAATAGAAGAAGGAAGTCTTATTACAACCCATGATGAAAACAACCTCAGAATTCAGCCCTTAAAAGAAGTTGAAGCTCAATTGACGGATGCATGGTACTCCCCGGATTATAATTATAAAGAAGAAATAACAAGAGCAGAGTTATCGAAAAAAGCGAGTGGGTTTAATTCTTTCATAACTTTATTGTATTTCCCTGAACATAATAATGTTGAATATGAAAAGATTCCGGTTTTTAACAGGGGAGGAAAAGAGCTCGCAGAGAACCAGGCAGAGGCGGTTCGGTTAAAAATAGACGAAAGAGAATATATACTGGTAGTATCACATGATATTTCAACATCTTTGGTCCCTCATAAATTAGTAGATAATGTAGTGGTAATGGGAGAAGTGGTGCTGATAGAAAGAAACAACGGAATTCAGAAAATAAAAGTCCTTAAGTAAAATGAAAGGCGGGAAGGTTAAAATAATCACATTCGGAGAAATAATGATGCGGTTATCGCCCCCTGGTCAGCGGAGGTTTTCTCAGGCCACTGCTTTCGACCTTCATTTTGGAGGCAGTGAGGCCAATGTGGCAGTATCATTGGCTAATTATGGGCTGGAGGCATCCTTTGTGACAAAACTTCCTGATAACGAATTGTCGGGAACGATGGTATCCGACCTTAAAAAAAGGGCTGTCAATACAGAAGATATCGTATATGGCGGCGATCGTATAGGAACCTATTTTTTAGAAACCGGAGCCTCGGGCAGGGGGAGTAAAGTGATCTACGACCGAAAGTATTCATCTTTCGATCAAATGAATCCGGGAGAAATCGACTGGAGTGATATATTTAAAGATGCTACCTGGTTTCATTGGTCGG of the Zhouia spongiae genome contains:
- a CDS encoding alginate lyase family protein, which encodes MKKYVVILLLALFLSLTSFAQKKENIFDKLDLNRPELISVKELYDQGDIDGAKKALLGYYRKKENLYLRISEKDVAYIKSAFKDEVETSVRVADEVRNKYFLFRYEWDMEKTTVPYEFKGEIDWQANPFGDPEWTFMLSRHRFWLDLGKSYMLTGKEKYAKEFIDQAKHWIDNNTITDKTKWTTWRRIEAGIRMENWIKSFEYMKNSKYVTPEFLEKFLLSIAAHADYLDSQFNGHSRTSNWGVIEFSGLFSAAVFLSEFKNGKKWQESAADKLHECIQNQILEDGTQWEQSPMYHNEVMHCFMNTVLLAKRANIKLTDRLINRTKQMAYANLDWQKPNYNEPLLGDSDDNDLRDMLTTAAVLYNDRTLKSRAYDELNYENYFLFGNETNTTYKALGEKLPEFLSAYQSNAGDLYSRSSWGEDAFYSSFHMRRIGGGHSHDNLLHFTLFAYGQDYLVDTGRYTYMYNKWRQYFKENTAHNTLGVDNLTNSIYNGSWSNKFEAKSEGPYAIMEDSFDYAEAINKAYLRLEDPVLMKRRMLYLKPDVWLLVDSFEAEKDHVYSQYFNFADKKVKIEEGSLITTHDENNLRIQPLKEVEAQLTDAWYSPDYNYKEEITRAELSKKASGFNSFITLLYFPEHNNVEYEKIPVFNRGGKELAENQAEAVRLKIDEREYILVVSHDISTSLVPHKLVDNVVVMGEVVLIERNNGIQKIKVLK